CATCCAGACTACTGAATTTACGGGAGGCTGAAGTGCTTTTCTGACAATAAGTTATCGGTAAATTGATATTGCAGGAACGCTCATTGATCAAGGAGAGGCTCCTGATTATTATTTTCAGAAGTACCCTGAAGATCATCCTGTATTAGGATTCTTCACTTGGAGGTGGGTTCTAACCCTAGGGTTCGACCACATGTTCTCGTCTCCAATTTTTCTTGGAACATTAGCACTCTTGGCAGCTTCTCTTATGGCCTGTACTTACACCACACAGATTCCTCTAGTTAAAGTCGCGCGCAGGTCTAACTCGACTTTTATCCCACACTTTTCTTCTTTGCTGAAAGAGCATTTGTCCTTAATGTAGTCTCACACAAACAAGTTTCTCTGCGCAGGTGGAGTTTCAAAAAATCAGCTGACGCCATTTGCAAACAGGAATTTTCAGAGAAATTGCCAAGAGCTTCAGTTCAAGATCTAGGGGTTGTGCTTATGGGTGCTGGGTATGAGGTATAGAAACGATACAACTATCGATTCTAGTTTGGTCaagacttttttttttctcaattgATTTAAACTGCTTCACCTGTTTTCGGGGACTCTCATACCATAATTCCTTAAATTTTAGTAGGCCTGCAGGGTTCTTGGGAAATCCTTTACATTTAACTGATTCGATTAGTTCAGCTCGGTTTCCTGATAAAAAAATTGAATGCTGCTTCTGTAGGTTTTCTTGCAAGGACCATCGTTGTATGCTTTCAAGGGACTGGCTGGTCGGTTTGCCCCGATTGGAGTACACATAGCAATGCTACTGATAATGGTTGGAGCTACTCTTAGCGCAACCGGGAGTTTCAGAGGTTCAGTTAATGTTCCTCAAGGTCTAAACTTTGTAGTGGGTGATGTCCTCAATCCAAGTGGATTTCTCTCGAAGCCTACAGAAGCTTTCAATACCGAGGTTCATGTCAATAGATTTACTATGGACTTTTACGAGAGTGGAGAGGTTAGTGACGCCTTATTATCTCTTCTTGTCGTGTTACTTGCTTGGTTCTTCACTGAAGGTAATGTGTCGCTGTTATTTTGGTTCCCATACAGGTGTCTCAATTTCACACGGATCTGTCACTACGCGACCTTAATGGAAAGGAGGTGTTGAGAAAAACTATTAGCGTGAATGATCCATTAAGGTACGGAGGAATTACAATCTATCAGACAGATTGGGGATTCTCTGCGTTGCAGGTTCTTAGGGACGATGAAGGCCCATTTAATTTGGCTATGGCTCCTCTGAAGATGAACGGAGACAAGAAACTTTATGGAACTTTTCTACCTGTTGGGAATCCTGATTCTCCGAATGCAAAGGGAATGTACGTACCTTCATGGCTTCATTCACTTTCTTTTCTGACATTTCCTTATGCATACTAGCAATTCTTTGTATACAGTCGAGTTCCCGCAACAGGCCATATGTCCAAGAGCAGCGGACCACGCTAGTGTCTAGTCTCTGAATGTTGGCAAATTATGAATTTTTAACAGAAAtttattattttgattaattaaaGAGCAAGAGCATCTGTGTTCTGaggaaatatttacattttacaGATCAATGCTTGCCCGGGACCTCCAATCAATAGTCTTGTATGACCTTGAGGGAAAATTTGTGGGTGTTCGACGACCAAATGCAAAGCTACCCATCGAGATTGATGGTGTAAAAATTGTTATTGTTGATGCCATTGGCAGTACTGGCCTTGAATTAAAGGTGAGTCGCCGACATCTATCTGGAGGATGATTTATTGTCCCTTTTTCGTTCTTAAAAAGTTTCATGTTACGGAATACCTGTTAACTGATCCAAATTCTGCCAGACTGACCCAGGAGTACCTGTAGTATATGCTGGATTTGGTGCTCTTATGCTTACGACATGCATCAGCTATTTATCTCACGCGCAGGTGAGTTTCTGATTATGTTGCTCTCAGACTGTATCTTTTTCCCTAGTGGTTTCCACAGAGAGTCAGCCTGACCCCGTGTCATAGGATTTGCCACGATTAGTCAAACCCCCGCTATCTGAGTTCGAGTAACGTAAGCTCAAGGTGATAGTTTATTACTTTACTGGTACCTGCTTGAATTTCCATTCATCTGACTTCTGCAAGTTTTTGTTAACTGAAGCTGTGGGCGTTTCAAGACGGAACGACAGTGGTAATTGGGGGAAAGACAAACAGAGCAAAAGCCGAGTTCCCGGTGGAAATAAACAGTTTGCTAAATCGAGTTCCAGAGCTAGTGGAAGCATCTCAGAAGCAGCCATCCGATATCTTGAGTGCCTAGCTTGTACTATATCAAGCTACAGATAGTTGAGGTAAAAAGTGTGGGGCACTCGAGTTTTGATTGTTGTAACGATGTATATATCGTCAGTGCCTTAGAAAATTGGCATTTATATAGAGGCTGTGATTATCTTCCTTTCGATCCAACTATGTATAACCACAAATGCTACAACAGTATAACCTGTATGTATATTAGCTTAAATGAAATTCAGTATTACATTTCATACATGTAGCAACTACAGTCTACAGCTACACATACGAGTTCGTcccttctgtttttttttttactactcaTGCGGCTACAGCTTCTTGCATCAACAGTTCTTCTCGTTTAATGTCGAATACCCTGATCAAGACATCCTCCACCACCTGGAAAAAAAGTCAGTCACATGAGTATGGCGGTTTTTTTAATCAACTTAACACCAGATAGTAATTTGTGCTACTTGATAATGTGACAAGGTCCGGTTACAAGATATGCATGTGTCAACGACATATCAAGTTATCATATTGTACCTTGTCGGGGGTAGAAGCACCGGATGTCACTCCTATGGTGATAGGACCTGCTGGTAGCCAATTTTCTTTCTCAACTAGCTCACCATGCTGAAACAAGTTGATTTCGTGAGTAGGCGAGTATAAAAAAAAAGAACGGAACACAAAGCCAGGATATCTGAATAGTCTAAAGTCTAAACTTACGTTTAACTTGTAACTTATTTTGTTTCCGGGTCCTATTCGTTGTTCACTGTCAACCCAATACGAGGGGATCCCACGTTCCTCTGATATCTCTTGCAAGTGAGAGGTGTTACTTGAGTTCCAGCCTCCAACTACCAGCATAAGATCCATCTTTTCATCAACCAACTTGTACATTGCATCTTGTCGCTCCTGAAAAGGAAAGAGTTCGATATAAGCTGACAGTAACTTAAAAGCGCCTGAGGGATATATCTGTGTCAAATCAGTGCATCAACACAGGAGTAGGATATAATCATGCCTGCAATTTCAAAATTTTCCAGACAGATGTCGTAAAGACGACCAGACACCAGAGTTATTAGGCTATTAGCAAAGTAAACGATCGCTGACATGGGTAGAAAACCATGCAATAGCTTAGAGAGGATGTAAAGTGTACTCCGTATCCCAGACGCTCATTTTGATACCCTTTTTTGGGATTAGGAAACAAACTGTGAATGCTTTCTACATTATACTTGGGAATGACACTGAACAAAACAGGGCCATGGAAGTCCAATTTTTACTCAAAGTACAAAGCTCTTATACTCGAGAATTGAAATATAAGACCGTGAGAATCCTATGCATCCAAGAGAATTCAAGACTGACAGAACAATACAGACAACCACCAGGGCAGAAACACAATCTAGCTAATCTTTCAAAGAGGGTGCCTGAACAGGAGTGTATATACCTGAGTAGCATCACAGATTGTGTTGAAACTTAAGAAGTGATTGCTGACGTTCTCAACTCCATACTTGCGCATCATAGTTCTCTCAACCAGCAGTCCTACAAGAAGACAGGCACTAAACCG
The Silene latifolia isolate original U9 population chromosome 11, ASM4854445v1, whole genome shotgun sequence genome window above contains:
- the LOC141611223 gene encoding cytochrome c biogenesis protein CCS1, chloroplastic, whose product is MKTSTSLYTKSLHINQPTTLKLHHFHIFHKTQLPNWPNNTKFVSFKVCCKIKVPQDNKPISKKIVVSKEAPLLNEDEKEEKFVDEVPKKPVSEINKFVKRIPQKVLSVLSNLPLAIGEMFAIAGLMAIGTLIDQGEAPDYYFQKYPEDHPVLGFFTWRWVLTLGFDHMFSSPIFLGTLALLAASLMACTYTTQIPLVKVARRWSFKKSADAICKQEFSEKLPRASVQDLGVVLMGAGYEVFLQGPSLYAFKGLAGRFAPIGVHIAMLLIMVGATLSATGSFRGSVNVPQGLNFVVGDVLNPSGFLSKPTEAFNTEVHVNRFTMDFYESGEVSQFHTDLSLRDLNGKEVLRKTISVNDPLRYGGITIYQTDWGFSALQVLRDDEGPFNLAMAPLKMNGDKKLYGTFLPVGNPDSPNAKGISMLARDLQSIVLYDLEGKFVGVRRPNAKLPIEIDGVKIVIVDAIGSTGLELKTDPGVPVVYAGFGALMLTTCISYLSHAQLWAFQDGTTVVIGGKTNRAKAEFPVEINSLLNRVPELVEASQKQPSDILSA